The proteins below come from a single Candidatus Didemnitutus sp. genomic window:
- a CDS encoding tandem-95 repeat protein, protein MKSALALYLGLSLSAPVFGQIAQVRHAPSLNGTVEGSVQQMLPEAVTLNGGAKVTLDLLVPGAPSVRLNGQPSYGGTLDGTGAATPTNYQITLNGNATLRHVVRRTNAVTLPSVAAVPAPSGTTSVTVNSSGTSINWSGLRNLTLNGGVGQFTVPAGTYGDFTANGSGGFTLGIAGATTPSIYNFQHLNLNGSTRFDVVGPVIVNLANGFSANGNLGAAGQPGWLTMNIASGGLTLNGGVNFHGNVLAPNGTVLVNGNSVLVGGVICDRLTVNGGGVLRLQSTQTPNEPPTVAISSPAAGASFDAPASFVLSAIASDADGTITKVEFFQDAVKIGEDLAAPFAVNVSHLGAGSYSFSARATDNAGASVSSASVAITVATPNVPPTVALTSPVEGSTFAAPAAITLNATAADSDGTVAKVEFFQDGAKIGESTAAPFSALSPTLAVGNYVFTAAATDNNGATTTSAPVAVTVIPANVAPVVALISPADGSTFDVPGAFTLQASASDSDGSVVKVEFFRDATKIGEALAAPYALALSGLPAGTYNFLARATDDRGSATDSVGITVTVALINDAPTATPQSVVTPEDTPIAVTLAGVDPESDPLTFAVTVPPQHGTLGGVAPNLTYTPAPDYAGPDSFAFTVSDGALTSAPATISLTVDPVNDRPVATPRDITLAEDTSAAVVLAGADAEGSPLSFIVQTQPQHGTLTGSAPNLTYTPASNYFGTDAFTYAVSDGSLTSVSATVTLHVDPVNDAPVAQSASYTLHAGAPLPLVLSGTDVDGDALAFGVTHLPQHGTLSGTAPNLVYTPTAGYAGPDSFGFTVADLGTTSAEATISLTVANNAPVAQGQTILASEDTPKPLVLTAQDADGDALTYEITVPPVHGTLSGTAPNLTYTPAPDYHGADEFAFRASDGVAASPEALVAITVESLNDAPIALSFSRTVSEGHDVDATLVASDADNDPLTYTVLSQPAHGTLTGTPPALSYRPNDNFGGTDSFTYKANDGTADSNVATVTFEVTDLNQPPTADAQSVTTPEDSPKAIVLTGSDPDNDALSYAVTQPPSHGTLSGTAPDLIYTPHDNFNGNDSFRFTVSDGTQTSAPAVVSIHVDPVNDAPIAAPAEVAVVEDTPTEFDLIAGDPDGDALTYAIMTPPAHGTVSGSLTGPDPRLTYTPAPNFHGSDSLLFKVSDGTLESVPAEIRFVISPVNDAPSGANFTVSAVEDTPVAFSLIGTDVDSDAVTFQLTTAPAHGTLAPAPGGYVYTPAPNFNGPDSFTYRVSDGTLQSDPYTVTLEVAAVNDAPVATSATASTLEDVGVAITLTGSDVETDPLGFRIVVHPAHGLLTGSGANWLYTPAPNYNGPDEFAFVANDGQLDSASATVTLNVVPVNDAPVALAQSVVTPEDTAAAIALGGSDVDGDALTYVVTTPPQHGVLSGTGRDLVYTPTMNYNGPDAFAFTVSDGALTSAPASVTLDVTPVNDPPVASAAAITTDEDVPVALALSATDVDGDALTFSVATPPAHGALSGTAPNLTYTPAANYHGTDSFTFTAHDGTVASSPATVALTINSVNDAPTADSQSLTTAEDTAVSIALTGADVDGDALTFVVTQPPVHGALSGAAPNLTYTPAPNYNGSDVFRFVASDGSLTSPETAVTLAVTPVNDAPVATPATYATTTGQPLSVTLAGTDVDGDSLSYTVVTQPTRGTLTGTPPNLVYTSAPDFGGFDSFTFRVSDGALNSAPATVQLTAGLPPRSRTYTTTADFAEGTLFSLSTETADELTNKVVLSSFDAVWVANSQKGTVVKIDPDTGRVLGEFLSKPSVAANTPYPSRIAVDSKGNVWVANYSDNSLIKIGIPENGYWVDRNGNGRVDTSGALGDVLAWDADNLAAATDEAILLYVRTDVPGVRHLSVDADDNVWVGGAGGSWQRFDGNTGALLRSEPAIGMGGQGGFIAADGKLYSAGSQFLIWQTDDPIDALPQSNSVRDGAWASALDSKGNLWVTKDWTSTIIKYAPDGTKLGEFYHGEPWAMGIAIDANDHIWVAHSHCGHSVGHLLSDGTLIGNVEVANHGPVEVSIDRRGRIWVVSSTGVVERINPLGGALGSDGQTPIGEVDTTTGNLGGALWTYGRFTGSSTALASPEGRWTIVHDGQLSGTTWGPVVWDAQLCNDGNVAVEAALSADGVTFGAWQTLSYANPTPSGAGRYLKLRSRLVSASTGEPPVLYSVTVGTAGYAAPTIAPSWTVSAGADIEGNWPDSIQLKGAFCHSAHDFPTAPTYAWSVVSGPAAVTFDNPASPRAKAQFGGIGTYVLRLTATLDGVIRTDDLTISLTPYNRPPYVNAGYTTFRADLPPQLWLWGTVRDDGLPNGAPVTSTWSKLFGPGTVAFANASAPSTTATFSAPGVYVLSLSASDTALTSTDVTTVWLGYSCIPVAPDGIVSWWQASANGDDHVGGNQAFTERGTNYAEGKIGGAFRFDAVNDRVRVFAAPTLDVGAGDTAGFALELWVNPSAARTATIFEYSSGAIRGFNLRQIGNRLEADFRETNNTSHILGVDGVLPTSTWTHVAATYDRVSGEARLYVNGSIRVTQAIGSFTLRTNLDVNFGGQTANAESFGGLLDEISVYKRAIYADEVNAIYAHPAGKRPPVANVAPIVDAGPTLYNRTANTVVALNGSVTDDGQPVDGVLTSKWTKLSGPGGVAFANDTSPQTTATFSEGGIYLLQLEADDGGFCSKATVEVRVDALYKVEPDPATVAAWWPFNKNDVDVVNGLKMELFNGAALIGDGRVSRAVQFDGTDDFGRVRAVPQHNLGASVAGFTVEFWARPTQLKDTGLVMWRNDA, encoded by the coding sequence ATGAAAAGTGCTTTGGCCCTGTATCTCGGTCTTTCCCTGTCGGCGCCGGTTTTCGGTCAGATTGCCCAAGTGCGGCATGCGCCATCGCTGAACGGCACCGTCGAAGGCTCTGTGCAGCAGATGCTCCCGGAGGCGGTGACTTTGAACGGCGGAGCCAAGGTCACTCTCGATCTCCTCGTGCCCGGCGCGCCGTCCGTGCGACTCAACGGTCAACCTAGCTACGGCGGCACGCTCGATGGCACCGGCGCGGCGACGCCGACGAATTACCAGATCACGCTCAACGGCAACGCCACGCTTCGCCACGTCGTTCGGCGCACCAACGCCGTCACGCTCCCCTCAGTGGCTGCGGTGCCTGCTCCGAGTGGCACGACATCGGTCACCGTCAACTCCTCCGGCACGAGCATCAACTGGAGCGGCCTGCGCAATCTCACCCTGAATGGCGGGGTGGGGCAGTTCACCGTCCCTGCCGGCACCTACGGCGACTTCACCGCGAATGGCAGCGGCGGCTTCACGCTCGGCATCGCTGGGGCCACGACGCCGTCGATCTATAACTTTCAACATCTGAACCTCAACGGCAGCACCCGATTCGACGTTGTCGGTCCGGTCATCGTCAATCTCGCGAACGGATTTTCCGCCAACGGCAATCTCGGGGCCGCCGGCCAGCCCGGGTGGCTGACGATGAACATCGCGTCCGGCGGACTGACCTTGAACGGCGGCGTGAATTTTCACGGCAACGTCCTCGCACCAAACGGCACCGTGCTCGTCAATGGCAATAGCGTGCTGGTCGGCGGAGTCATTTGCGATCGTCTCACGGTCAACGGGGGCGGCGTGCTGCGTCTCCAGTCGACGCAGACTCCGAACGAGCCGCCGACCGTTGCGATTTCCTCGCCAGCAGCGGGCGCATCGTTCGATGCTCCGGCGTCTTTCGTCCTGAGTGCGATCGCTTCGGATGCCGACGGCACGATCACGAAGGTGGAATTCTTCCAAGACGCCGTGAAAATCGGGGAGGATCTGGCGGCGCCGTTCGCGGTCAACGTTTCCCATCTCGGTGCCGGCAGCTATTCCTTTTCCGCGCGCGCGACCGACAATGCAGGCGCGTCAGTCAGCTCCGCTTCGGTCGCCATCACCGTCGCGACACCGAATGTCCCGCCAACCGTTGCGCTGACCAGTCCCGTCGAAGGGAGCACGTTCGCGGCGCCCGCGGCGATCACGCTTAACGCGACCGCCGCTGACAGCGACGGCACGGTGGCGAAGGTGGAGTTTTTCCAGGATGGAGCGAAGATCGGCGAGAGCACCGCGGCGCCTTTCAGCGCACTCAGTCCGACACTGGCGGTCGGCAACTACGTCTTCACCGCGGCGGCCACGGACAATAACGGTGCCACCACCACCTCGGCGCCGGTCGCCGTCACGGTCATCCCTGCCAACGTTGCGCCGGTCGTCGCACTGATCTCTCCGGCGGATGGCAGCACCTTCGATGTGCCGGGAGCGTTCACCCTCCAGGCGTCCGCGTCGGACAGCGACGGCAGCGTGGTGAAGGTGGAATTCTTCCGTGACGCCACGAAGATCGGCGAGGCGCTCGCGGCGCCCTATGCGCTCGCGCTCAGCGGTCTCCCCGCGGGCACCTACAACTTCCTTGCGCGGGCGACCGACGATCGCGGATCGGCCACGGACTCAGTGGGCATTACGGTGACGGTCGCGCTCATCAATGACGCGCCGACGGCTACGCCGCAGTCCGTGGTCACGCCGGAGGATACGCCGATCGCGGTGACTCTCGCCGGCGTCGACCCGGAGAGCGACCCGCTGACGTTCGCGGTCACGGTGCCTCCGCAGCACGGCACGTTGGGCGGCGTGGCGCCCAACCTCACTTACACGCCGGCACCCGACTATGCGGGGCCGGATTCCTTCGCGTTCACGGTTTCCGATGGGGCGCTCACTTCGGCTCCCGCCACGATTTCGCTCACGGTTGACCCCGTGAACGACCGTCCCGTGGCGACGCCAAGGGACATCACGCTGGCCGAGGACACATCGGCTGCGGTGGTGCTCGCCGGAGCCGACGCGGAAGGCTCACCGCTTTCGTTTATCGTTCAGACGCAGCCGCAGCACGGCACGCTCACCGGTTCGGCCCCGAATCTCACTTACACGCCCGCGTCGAACTACTTCGGCACGGACGCGTTTACCTACGCGGTTTCCGATGGATCACTCACATCGGTTTCGGCGACGGTCACCCTGCACGTGGATCCGGTCAACGACGCGCCTGTGGCGCAGTCCGCGAGCTACACCTTGCATGCAGGGGCGCCGCTGCCGCTCGTTCTGTCCGGCACCGATGTGGACGGCGACGCCCTCGCGTTTGGCGTCACGCATCTGCCGCAACACGGCACGCTTTCCGGCACCGCTCCGAATCTCGTCTACACCCCGACTGCGGGCTACGCGGGACCCGACAGCTTCGGATTCACCGTGGCGGACCTCGGCACGACGTCGGCTGAAGCCACAATTTCGCTGACGGTCGCGAACAACGCTCCGGTTGCGCAAGGCCAGACCATCCTCGCCAGCGAAGACACCCCGAAGCCCCTCGTGCTGACCGCGCAGGATGCGGACGGAGATGCGCTGACCTACGAAATCACTGTGCCACCGGTGCACGGCACGCTCAGCGGCACGGCTCCGAATCTCACCTACACGCCGGCGCCCGATTACCACGGCGCGGACGAGTTCGCGTTTCGCGCGAGCGACGGCGTGGCCGCCTCGCCCGAAGCACTGGTGGCGATCACGGTCGAGTCGTTGAACGACGCACCGATTGCCTTGTCGTTTTCGCGCACCGTGAGCGAAGGCCACGACGTCGACGCAACGCTCGTGGCGAGCGACGCCGACAACGATCCGCTCACCTACACGGTCTTGAGCCAGCCGGCACACGGCACGCTCACGGGCACCCCGCCTGCATTGAGCTATCGTCCGAACGACAATTTCGGGGGCACCGATTCGTTCACCTACAAGGCCAACGACGGCACGGCCGACTCGAACGTCGCGACGGTCACGTTCGAGGTGACCGATCTCAATCAGCCGCCGACCGCGGACGCGCAAAGCGTCACGACGCCCGAGGACAGCCCGAAGGCGATCGTGCTCACGGGCAGCGATCCCGACAACGACGCGCTCAGCTACGCGGTCACGCAGCCACCGTCGCACGGCACGCTCAGCGGCACGGCACCGGACCTGATCTACACGCCGCACGACAATTTCAACGGAAACGACAGTTTCCGTTTCACGGTCTCCGACGGCACCCAGACGTCCGCTCCCGCGGTGGTCTCGATTCACGTCGATCCGGTGAACGACGCTCCGATCGCCGCTCCCGCCGAGGTGGCGGTCGTGGAGGACACGCCCACGGAATTCGATCTGATCGCGGGCGATCCCGATGGCGACGCGCTCACCTACGCGATCATGACACCGCCAGCCCACGGCACCGTGTCCGGTTCGCTCACTGGGCCCGATCCTCGTCTCACCTATACGCCGGCCCCCAATTTTCACGGCAGCGACTCGCTCCTCTTCAAGGTCTCCGATGGCACGCTGGAGTCGGTTCCGGCCGAGATCCGGTTCGTGATCTCGCCGGTCAACGATGCCCCAAGCGGCGCCAACTTCACTGTTTCCGCGGTGGAAGACACGCCGGTTGCTTTTTCGCTGATCGGAACCGACGTCGACAGCGATGCCGTCACGTTCCAACTAACCACCGCGCCGGCACACGGGACGCTCGCACCAGCGCCTGGCGGCTACGTCTACACCCCCGCGCCGAATTTCAACGGTCCCGACTCGTTCACCTACCGCGTCAGTGACGGCACGCTGCAAAGCGATCCTTACACCGTCACGCTGGAAGTCGCGGCAGTGAACGACGCCCCGGTCGCCACCTCGGCCACTGCCAGCACGCTGGAGGATGTCGGCGTGGCAATCACGCTCACCGGCTCCGATGTCGAAACCGACCCGCTCGGCTTTCGCATCGTCGTGCATCCAGCGCACGGCTTGCTGACCGGCTCCGGTGCCAACTGGCTCTACACTCCGGCGCCGAACTACAACGGTCCCGATGAATTCGCCTTCGTGGCCAACGACGGCCAACTGGACTCGGCTTCCGCGACGGTGACTCTCAACGTCGTCCCGGTGAACGACGCTCCGGTGGCGCTGGCGCAATCGGTCGTCACTCCCGAGGATACCGCCGCCGCGATCGCACTGGGTGGCAGCGACGTCGATGGGGACGCGTTGACGTATGTCGTGACGACCCCGCCGCAACACGGCGTGCTCAGCGGCACCGGTCGGGACCTCGTCTACACTCCGACGATGAACTACAACGGGCCTGATGCGTTCGCGTTCACGGTCTCGGATGGGGCGCTCACCTCCGCACCGGCGTCCGTGACGCTTGACGTCACGCCAGTGAACGATCCGCCGGTCGCCAGCGCCGCCGCCATCACGACCGACGAGGATGTTCCGGTCGCGCTCGCCCTGTCGGCGACAGATGTCGACGGAGATGCCCTGACGTTTTCTGTCGCGACGCCACCGGCCCACGGTGCGTTGAGCGGCACGGCGCCGAATCTCACCTACACGCCGGCGGCCAACTACCATGGCACGGACTCGTTCACGTTCACGGCGCACGACGGCACGGTCGCATCGAGCCCGGCCACGGTGGCGTTGACGATCAACAGCGTGAACGACGCGCCGACGGCCGACTCCCAATCGCTCACCACCGCCGAAGACACCGCGGTGTCAATCGCCCTCACCGGCGCCGACGTGGATGGCGACGCCCTCACGTTCGTGGTCACTCAACCGCCGGTGCACGGCGCGTTGAGTGGCGCGGCGCCGAACCTCACCTACACGCCCGCGCCCAACTACAACGGCTCCGACGTGTTCCGCTTCGTCGCGTCGGACGGTTCGCTGACGTCGCCGGAAACGGCGGTCACGCTGGCCGTAACTCCCGTCAACGATGCTCCCGTCGCCACGCCCGCGACCTACGCCACCACGACCGGTCAACCGCTCAGCGTCACGCTCGCCGGCACCGATGTCGATGGTGATTCGCTCAGCTACACGGTGGTAACGCAGCCGACGCGCGGCACCTTGACCGGCACGCCGCCGAACCTCGTCTACACGTCCGCTCCCGATTTCGGCGGGTTCGACTCGTTCACGTTCCGCGTCAGCGACGGCGCACTCAACTCCGCCCCGGCCACCGTGCAACTCACCGCCGGCCTTCCGCCGCGTTCGCGGACCTACACGACCACCGCTGATTTCGCGGAGGGCACGCTCTTCTCGCTCTCAACCGAGACGGCCGACGAGCTGACGAACAAAGTCGTCCTCTCTTCCTTCGATGCTGTCTGGGTCGCCAACTCCCAGAAGGGCACTGTCGTGAAAATCGATCCCGACACCGGCCGCGTGCTCGGCGAATTTCTCAGCAAGCCCAGCGTCGCCGCCAACACGCCGTATCCATCGCGCATTGCTGTCGACTCGAAGGGCAACGTCTGGGTCGCCAACTACAGCGACAATTCCCTGATCAAGATTGGCATCCCGGAGAACGGCTACTGGGTCGATCGCAACGGCAACGGTCGCGTCGACACCTCCGGCGCGCTCGGCGACGTGCTCGCGTGGGATGCCGACAACCTCGCCGCTGCCACTGACGAGGCGATCCTCCTCTACGTCCGCACCGACGTGCCCGGCGTGCGCCATCTCTCCGTCGACGCCGATGACAACGTCTGGGTCGGAGGTGCCGGCGGCAGCTGGCAACGTTTCGACGGCAATACCGGCGCGCTCCTGCGTTCCGAACCGGCGATCGGCATGGGAGGGCAGGGCGGTTTCATCGCCGCCGACGGTAAGCTCTACTCTGCTGGCTCGCAGTTCCTCATTTGGCAGACCGACGACCCGATCGATGCCCTGCCGCAGTCCAATTCCGTTCGCGATGGTGCCTGGGCCTCCGCTCTCGATAGCAAGGGCAACCTGTGGGTCACCAAGGACTGGACGAGCACCATCATAAAATACGCCCCCGACGGCACGAAGCTCGGCGAATTCTACCACGGCGAGCCGTGGGCGATGGGCATCGCCATCGACGCCAACGATCACATCTGGGTCGCCCACTCGCACTGCGGCCACTCCGTCGGCCATCTGCTCAGCGATGGCACGCTCATTGGCAACGTCGAGGTGGCCAATCACGGCCCGGTCGAGGTTTCGATCGACCGTCGCGGCCGCATCTGGGTCGTCAGCTCCACCGGCGTCGTCGAACGTATTAATCCCCTCGGCGGCGCGCTCGGCTCTGACGGACAGACCCCCATCGGTGAGGTCGACACGACTACCGGTAATCTCGGCGGCGCGCTCTGGACCTACGGCCGCTTCACCGGCAGCAGCACCGCGCTCGCTTCGCCTGAAGGCCGCTGGACCATCGTGCACGACGGCCAGCTTTCCGGGACCACCTGGGGCCCGGTCGTGTGGGACGCGCAGCTCTGCAACGACGGCAATGTTGCCGTCGAAGCCGCGCTCAGCGCCGATGGAGTCACCTTCGGCGCCTGGCAGACCCTCAGCTACGCCAACCCCACGCCGTCCGGTGCCGGCCGTTACCTAAAGCTTCGTTCTCGCCTCGTCTCTGCCAGCACCGGCGAGCCCCCTGTGCTTTACTCGGTCACCGTCGGCACTGCCGGCTACGCCGCGCCGACCATCGCACCGTCGTGGACCGTCAGCGCTGGCGCCGACATCGAGGGCAACTGGCCCGATTCGATCCAACTCAAGGGCGCATTCTGCCACTCCGCCCACGACTTCCCGACCGCGCCGACCTACGCGTGGTCCGTCGTTAGCGGCCCAGCTGCGGTCACGTTCGACAATCCCGCTTCGCCGCGCGCCAAGGCGCAGTTCGGCGGCATCGGCACCTACGTGCTCCGTCTCACCGCGACGCTCGACGGCGTCATACGCACCGACGACCTCACGATCTCGCTCACGCCCTACAATCGCCCGCCCTATGTCAACGCCGGCTACACCACCTTCCGCGCCGATCTGCCGCCGCAACTCTGGCTGTGGGGCACCGTGCGCGATGACGGCCTACCGAACGGCGCGCCTGTCACCTCGACGTGGAGCAAGCTCTTCGGCCCCGGCACCGTCGCCTTCGCCAATGCCTCTGCGCCGTCCACCACCGCGACGTTCTCCGCTCCGGGAGTCTACGTCTTAAGCCTCTCCGCAAGCGACACCGCGCTCACCTCCACCGACGTGACCACCGTCTGGCTCGGCTACTCCTGCATTCCTGTGGCCCCCGACGGCATCGTTTCCTGGTGGCAGGCCTCCGCCAACGGCGACGATCACGTCGGCGGCAACCAGGCGTTCACCGAGCGCGGCACCAATTACGCCGAAGGCAAGATCGGCGGCGCATTCCGCTTCGACGCCGTGAACGACCGTGTCCGTGTTTTTGCCGCTCCCACACTCGATGTCGGTGCCGGCGACACCGCCGGCTTCGCGCTCGAATTATGGGTGAACCCGAGCGCCGCGCGCACCGCCACGATCTTCGAGTATTCCTCCGGCGCGATACGCGGCTTCAATCTCCGCCAGATCGGCAACCGCCTCGAGGCAGATTTCCGCGAGACAAACAACACCTCGCACATCCTCGGCGTCGACGGCGTGCTACCCACCAGCACCTGGACGCACGTCGCCGCCACCTATGACCGCGTCTCAGGCGAGGCTCGTCTCTACGTCAATGGTTCCATTCGTGTCACGCAGGCGATCGGCTCCTTCACGCTCCGCACCAACCTCGACGTGAACTTCGGCGGCCAGACCGCGAACGCCGAGTCCTTTGGCGGATTGCTCGACGAAATCTCCGTCTACAAGCGCGCCATCTACGCCGACGAGGTGAACGCCATCTACGCGCACCCCGCCGGCAAACGCCCCCCTGTCGCCAACGTTGCCCCTATTGTCGACGCCGGTCCCACGCTCTACAATCGCACCGCCAACACCGTCGTCGCGCTCAACGGCTCCGTCACCGACGACGGCCAGCCGGTCGACGGCGTCCTCACGTCGAAGTGGACCAAACTCTCCGGGCCCGGAGGCGTCGCCTTCGCCAACGATACTTCGCCTCAGACCACCGCCACCTTCTCGGAGGGCGGCATCTACCTCCTGCAACTCGAAGCCGATGACGGCGGCTTTTGCTCGAAGGCCACGGTCGAGGTCCGCGTCGACGCGCTCTACAAGGTCGAGCCAGACCCCGCCACCGTCGCGGCGTGGTGGCCCTTCAACAAGAACGACGTCGACGTCGTGAACGGCCTCAAGATGGAGTTGTTCAACGGCGCCGCGCTGATCGGCGATGGCCGCGTCTCGCGCGCGGTGCAATTCGACGGCACCGACGACTTCGGTCGCGTGCGGGCTGTGCCTCAGCATAACCTTGGTGCGTCGGTCGCCGGCTTCACGGTGGAATTCTGGGCGCGACCGACGCAGTTGAAGGACACCGGACTGGTGATGTGGCGCAACGATGCC